In a single window of the Allobranchiibius huperziae genome:
- a CDS encoding GNAT family protein → MSTVLPSAIPRLAHPPVTLRAFELRDAPLIASVADDPLIPLITTVPASGTDRDVAAYLDRQHDRLAQGAGYSFAVADHDTDDAVGQIGLWTSTVSTGRASTGYWIAPQFRRRGYARAALRCLTNWAMGLDAVARLELYVEPWNEGSWRAAEACGYAREGLLRSWQQVGDERKDMYVYSVISQASGPRIARTPS, encoded by the coding sequence GTGAGCACCGTTCTGCCGTCGGCGATCCCGCGCCTCGCTCACCCTCCGGTGACACTGCGGGCCTTCGAGCTTCGCGACGCGCCGCTCATCGCATCCGTGGCGGACGACCCGCTGATTCCCCTGATCACGACGGTCCCGGCCAGCGGCACCGACCGGGACGTCGCGGCATACCTCGACCGCCAGCACGACCGGCTCGCGCAGGGGGCCGGTTACTCCTTCGCCGTCGCCGATCACGACACGGACGACGCGGTCGGCCAGATCGGGCTCTGGACCAGCACCGTCAGCACCGGACGTGCCTCGACCGGCTACTGGATCGCTCCGCAGTTCCGCCGCCGTGGATATGCCCGAGCGGCCCTGCGATGCCTGACGAACTGGGCCATGGGCCTGGACGCCGTCGCGCGCCTGGAGTTGTATGTCGAGCCGTGGAACGAGGGGTCGTGGCGCGCTGCCGAAGCCTGCGGATACGCGCGCGAGGGCCTGCTGCGCAGCTGGCAACAGGTGGGCGACGAACGCAAGGACATGTACGTCTACAGCGTCATCTCGCAGGCGTCAGGCCCGCGAATTGCCCGCACTCCGTCCTAG
- a CDS encoding alpha/beta fold hydrolase encodes MQDLAVECDDGVTLHVGVVGDGPDVLLLSGGPGCVSYLEDDALAPRGMRSWFAEPRGVGRSGGGPHDLAQAVRDLESLRRAAGVADWVVVGHSFGSDLAVRYALDHPDRVRAVVGIAGHGLHRDRSWSATSGRPIPTCGRMS; translated from the coding sequence TTGCAGGACCTGGCCGTCGAATGCGATGACGGCGTCACCCTGCACGTCGGCGTCGTGGGCGACGGGCCCGATGTGCTGCTCCTCTCCGGTGGGCCGGGGTGCGTCAGCTACCTCGAGGACGACGCACTCGCCCCGCGAGGAATGCGGTCCTGGTTCGCGGAGCCTCGCGGCGTCGGACGCTCCGGGGGAGGCCCGCACGACCTCGCGCAGGCCGTCCGCGACCTGGAGAGCCTGCGGCGTGCGGCCGGGGTGGCGGACTGGGTGGTGGTCGGCCACTCCTTCGGGTCGGATCTGGCGGTGCGATACGCGTTGGATCACCCGGACCGGGTGCGAGCAGTCGTCGGCATCGCCGGCCACGGGCTGCACCGGGACCGCAGCTGGTCGGCAACTTCTGGAAGACCCATCCCGACCTGTGGGCGGATGTCGTGA
- the rpmF gene encoding 50S ribosomal protein L32, whose protein sequence is MAVPKRKMSRSNTRSRRANWKATPVAVSSCPVCNELKQPHLACPSCGSYNGRQYPDAVRAEHQA, encoded by the coding sequence GTGGCTGTCCCGAAGCGGAAGATGTCCCGCTCCAACACCCGTTCACGGCGCGCGAACTGGAAGGCGACGCCCGTCGCAGTGTCCAGCTGCCCGGTCTGCAACGAGCTGAAGCAGCCGCACCTGGCCTGCCCGTCCTGCGGTAGCTACAACGGTCGTCAGTACCCCGACGCCGTCCGCGCCGAGCACCAGGCCTGA
- a CDS encoding M3 family metallopeptidase, which produces MTTQTTDSTASALELPAPDDTMTWLGDRSRGSLERAREMVRSLKADPPCDALAVLRAWNDVEIEISNARASAAVYSETNPEKDVREAADVTMQQVDEFATDLGLDGELFEIFDALSSEGLDPTATRLLERQLRDFRRSGVDRDEATRARLRELAQLELRASQEFGRNMREGVRSIRVRPEDLAGMPADWLTSHEPDDDGLITVTTDYPDSVPVGTFCSVPATRRAISFERLNIAWPANDAVLQRLLTLRAEHAGLLGYKDWADFNAETKMIRTGSAINEFIDKIVAASTDAAQRDKQIVLDRLRQDDPDAQDIYGYDLPYYSELVRKERYDVDAQLVRTFFRFDAVLQGLLAVTGRLFGLTWEPVPAAPVWAPDVAAYDVLRDGTRIGRIYLDLHPREGKYKHAAQFTLVEGVRGRQLPEGVLVCNFSRGLMEHSEVTTFFHEFGHLIHHIVGGTQDWVEFTGVSTEWDFVEAPSQMLEEWAWDPTVLAEFAVDADGAVIPEALVRRMRTADDFGKGYLARTQMFYAALSVGIHQHRPEDLTTAVREAQQRYSVFPYIEDTHFQCAFGHLDGYSSGYYTYMWSLVIAKDMFSAFHAEDLFEPHVAARYRDRVLAPGGSKDAADLVADFLGRPYTFDAYAAWLAE; this is translated from the coding sequence GTGACGACGCAGACCACCGACAGCACCGCGAGCGCGCTCGAGCTGCCCGCTCCCGACGACACGATGACCTGGCTCGGCGACCGCTCGCGCGGGAGCCTGGAGCGCGCCCGGGAGATGGTGCGCTCGCTCAAGGCCGACCCGCCGTGCGATGCGCTGGCGGTCCTGCGGGCGTGGAACGACGTCGAGATCGAGATCTCGAACGCCCGGGCGAGCGCGGCGGTCTACTCGGAGACCAATCCCGAGAAGGACGTCCGCGAGGCGGCCGACGTGACGATGCAGCAGGTCGATGAGTTCGCCACCGACCTCGGCCTGGACGGTGAGCTCTTCGAGATCTTCGACGCGCTGTCGAGCGAGGGACTGGACCCGACGGCCACACGTCTGCTGGAGCGGCAGCTGCGCGACTTCCGCCGTTCCGGCGTCGACCGCGACGAGGCGACCCGTGCCCGGCTGCGCGAGCTGGCCCAGCTCGAGCTGCGCGCGAGCCAGGAGTTCGGGCGCAACATGCGCGAGGGGGTGCGGTCCATCAGGGTGCGCCCCGAGGATCTGGCCGGTATGCCGGCCGACTGGCTCACCTCGCACGAGCCGGACGACGACGGCCTGATCACCGTCACCACCGACTACCCGGACTCGGTCCCGGTGGGCACGTTCTGCTCGGTGCCGGCCACCCGCCGTGCCATCAGCTTCGAGCGGCTCAACATCGCCTGGCCCGCGAACGACGCGGTGCTGCAACGTCTTCTGACGTTGCGTGCCGAGCACGCCGGGCTGCTCGGTTACAAGGACTGGGCCGACTTCAACGCAGAGACCAAGATGATCCGCACGGGGTCGGCCATCAACGAGTTCATCGACAAGATCGTGGCCGCCTCCACCGACGCGGCGCAGCGCGACAAGCAGATCGTGCTGGACCGGTTGCGCCAGGACGACCCCGACGCGCAGGACATCTACGGCTACGACCTGCCCTACTACAGCGAACTGGTGCGCAAGGAGCGCTACGACGTCGACGCGCAGCTCGTGCGCACCTTCTTCCGCTTCGACGCCGTCCTGCAGGGGCTGCTGGCGGTCACCGGTCGGCTGTTCGGTCTGACCTGGGAGCCCGTGCCCGCCGCGCCGGTCTGGGCGCCGGACGTCGCGGCGTACGACGTGCTGCGCGACGGCACCCGGATCGGGCGCATCTACCTGGACCTGCACCCGCGGGAGGGCAAGTACAAGCACGCCGCGCAGTTCACACTGGTCGAGGGCGTCCGCGGTCGACAGCTGCCCGAGGGCGTGCTGGTGTGCAACTTCAGCCGCGGGCTGATGGAGCACTCCGAGGTCACGACCTTCTTCCACGAGTTCGGTCACCTCATCCACCACATCGTGGGCGGGACGCAGGACTGGGTGGAGTTCACGGGTGTCTCCACGGAGTGGGACTTCGTCGAGGCACCGAGCCAGATGCTGGAGGAGTGGGCCTGGGATCCCACGGTTCTCGCCGAGTTCGCGGTCGATGCCGACGGCGCCGTCATCCCCGAGGCTCTGGTGCGCCGGATGCGCACGGCCGACGACTTCGGCAAGGGGTATCTCGCACGGACGCAGATGTTCTACGCGGCGCTCTCGGTCGGTATCCACCAGCACAGACCCGAGGATCTGACGACCGCCGTACGCGAGGCGCAGCAGCGGTATTCGGTCTTCCCGTACATCGAGGACACCCATTTCCAGTGCGCGTTCGGGCACCTCGACGGGTACAGCTCCGGCTACTACACGTACATGTGGTCCCTGGTCATCGCCAAGGACATGTTCAGCGCGTTCCACGCCGAGGATCTCTTCGAACCGCACGTGGCCGCGCGCTACCGCGACCGGGTGCTGGCGCCCGGTGGCAGCAAGGACGCCGCCGACCTCGTCGCGGACTTCCTGGGTCGCCCGTACACGTTCGACGCGTACGCCGCGTGGCTGGCCGAGTAG
- the rnc gene encoding ribonuclease III — translation MSSSRRSARHDAVQRPVTELARILHDKTGADVDEELLQRGLVHRSYSYENGGVPHNERQEFLGDAILGLVVTDHLYHAHPDLPEGQLAKFRAAVVNSRALAAVAREIDLGSFVLLGKGELSSGGRDKDSILADTMESVIGTVYLCGGVAAAARLIHDLMDGRIDASAELGAGLDWKTSLQEVASAAGLGSPHYTVQEQGPDHDKVFTATVLVVGEPVGTGIGRNKKSAEQLAAEQAWRRLKEHTGTGA, via the coding sequence GTGAGCAGCTCCAGGCGGTCCGCGCGGCACGACGCAGTGCAGCGGCCCGTCACGGAGTTGGCCCGGATCCTGCACGACAAGACCGGGGCCGACGTCGACGAGGAGCTGTTGCAGCGTGGGCTGGTGCACCGCTCGTACTCCTACGAGAACGGCGGTGTGCCGCACAACGAACGCCAGGAGTTCCTCGGGGACGCGATCCTCGGGCTTGTGGTGACCGATCACCTCTACCACGCACACCCCGATCTGCCCGAGGGGCAGTTGGCGAAATTCCGTGCGGCAGTGGTGAATTCGCGTGCCTTGGCGGCAGTGGCGCGTGAGATCGACCTCGGTTCGTTCGTGCTGCTGGGCAAGGGGGAGCTCTCCAGCGGTGGCCGGGACAAGGATTCGATCCTGGCCGACACGATGGAGTCGGTCATCGGCACCGTCTATCTGTGCGGCGGGGTCGCCGCGGCGGCTCGGCTGATCCACGACCTGATGGACGGCCGTATCGACGCGAGTGCCGAACTCGGCGCCGGCCTGGACTGGAAGACCTCCCTGCAGGAGGTCGCGTCCGCCGCCGGGCTCGGATCTCCCCACTACACGGTGCAGGAGCAGGGGCCCGACCACGACAAGGTCTTCACGGCCACGGTGCTGGTCGTCGGCGAGCCGGTCGGCACCGGCATCGGGCGCAACAAGAAGTCCGCGGAGCAGCTGGCCGCCGAGCAGGCGTGGCGCCGGCTGAAGGAGCACACGGGCACCGGTGCCTGA
- a CDS encoding YceD family protein, which yields MHLDPRSPLVLDTRELGRRPGAMASFSRTIEAPDDLGTEVIRVPAGAPVHLDLRLESVMEGVLVSGSVTAQAVGACVRCLEEVLVPVDVSFQELFAYTDRVVHADEVGDDDDDRHELDGDLLDLDPVLRDAVVPALPFQPVCRADCPGLCSECGALLADDPTHHHEVQDPRWAALAGLAGAPADTDEKRN from the coding sequence ATGCACCTTGATCCACGCTCACCCCTGGTCCTCGACACCCGGGAGCTCGGGCGGCGACCCGGCGCGATGGCGTCGTTCTCCCGCACGATCGAGGCACCGGACGATCTCGGCACCGAGGTCATCCGCGTACCCGCCGGTGCGCCGGTCCATCTGGACCTGCGCCTGGAATCCGTCATGGAGGGGGTGCTGGTGTCCGGGTCGGTGACGGCGCAGGCGGTCGGCGCATGCGTACGGTGCCTGGAAGAAGTGCTCGTCCCCGTGGACGTCAGCTTCCAGGAACTCTTCGCCTACACCGACCGGGTCGTCCACGCAGACGAGGTGGGCGATGACGACGACGACCGGCACGAACTGGACGGCGACCTGCTCGATCTGGATCCCGTGCTGCGTGACGCGGTGGTGCCTGCACTGCCGTTCCAACCGGTATGCCGGGCCGACTGCCCGGGGTTGTGCTCCGAATGCGGAGCGCTCCTCGCAGACGACCCGACGCATCACCATGAAGTGCAAGACCCACGGTGGGCAGCCCTGGCCGGACTGGCCGGAGCACCCGCCGACACCGACGAGAAAAGGAACTGA
- a CDS encoding peptide-N4-asparagine amidase, with amino-acid sequence MRRRLSILLTVVLSLLASCLIGAQSASAAGYIENGADNPVSAAPPISRPATGHCTATLASHFPSNAASGSAQNYSGTLAPPAACAGKAWSKVVLDSTTSVSGRQYDRSGTLTIGGVTVWFGTTQEPGGPTPTTFSFSKDITDFSALLRTPQPFTGGYVNYTDSTYTGVYDQTVHITYYLADSRHPAPSVPDKVVGVPVQDLNPASHTTSTTVSGLPRNITGARLDVTLKGNGCDEQWFTAVPDAVAADYPDAGLCAAGSFREATVAVDGTRAGAVGTYPHIYSGGIVPTLWRPVLAIDTLDLRAESLDLTPFAGRLVDGKSHTLTFAISPIGDTWNVTAALFLYTDHHRARTSGSLTSANVAAAATTDTTVDPARQGAVHYSQTARRADSVTGYIDTSAGRVVTTVSTGRTWSNAGAVSDSGAVQSIRQQDLMTTRSVSRVGARTVRSLFLRESYPITVDFSAADYTDDQNFSLTGTVTMAQDVARFATDGRHATGLAYDWRVSSYGVLARSKGVTSESDGHSTTSYIGTGATGRPYWHVITTNHGRVTSDRHLGV; translated from the coding sequence GTGCGTCGTCGTCTGTCCATCCTGCTCACCGTCGTGCTCAGCCTGCTTGCGTCGTGCCTGATCGGTGCGCAGAGCGCATCGGCGGCGGGATACATCGAGAACGGCGCCGACAATCCGGTGAGTGCCGCGCCGCCCATCAGCCGACCGGCCACCGGGCACTGCACGGCGACCCTCGCCTCGCACTTCCCGTCCAATGCCGCGAGCGGATCCGCGCAGAACTACTCCGGCACGCTGGCTCCCCCGGCGGCGTGTGCCGGCAAGGCATGGTCCAAGGTCGTGCTGGACTCCACGACCTCCGTCAGCGGACGGCAGTACGACCGCAGCGGCACCCTCACGATCGGCGGCGTGACCGTGTGGTTCGGGACCACCCAGGAGCCGGGCGGCCCCACCCCCACGACGTTCTCCTTCTCCAAGGACATCACCGACTTCTCCGCCCTGCTGCGTACGCCGCAGCCGTTCACCGGCGGGTACGTCAACTACACGGACTCGACCTATACCGGCGTCTACGACCAGACGGTCCACATCACCTACTACCTGGCCGACTCCCGGCACCCCGCGCCGAGCGTGCCGGACAAGGTGGTCGGGGTGCCCGTGCAGGACCTGAACCCGGCGAGCCACACCACGAGTACCACGGTCAGCGGGCTGCCCCGCAACATCACCGGCGCACGCCTCGACGTCACGCTCAAGGGCAACGGCTGCGACGAGCAGTGGTTCACCGCGGTCCCGGACGCCGTCGCCGCCGACTACCCCGACGCGGGCCTGTGTGCGGCCGGCTCCTTCCGGGAGGCGACGGTGGCGGTCGACGGCACCCGCGCCGGTGCGGTGGGGACCTACCCGCACATCTACTCCGGCGGGATCGTGCCCACCCTGTGGCGTCCGGTCCTCGCGATCGACACGTTGGATCTGCGGGCCGAGTCACTGGACCTCACGCCCTTCGCGGGTCGGCTGGTCGACGGGAAGTCGCACACCCTGACGTTCGCCATCTCCCCGATCGGCGACACGTGGAACGTCACGGCCGCGCTCTTCCTCTACACCGACCATCACCGCGCGCGCACCTCGGGGAGCCTCACCTCGGCGAACGTCGCGGCCGCCGCGACCACGGACACCACGGTCGACCCCGCCCGGCAGGGCGCGGTGCACTACTCCCAGACCGCCCGCCGCGCCGACTCGGTCACCGGTTACATCGACACCTCGGCGGGCCGCGTGGTCACCACCGTGTCGACCGGGCGCACCTGGAGCAACGCGGGCGCCGTCAGTGACTCCGGAGCGGTGCAGTCCATCCGCCAGCAGGACCTGATGACGACGCGGTCGGTGTCCCGCGTGGGCGCCCGGACCGTGCGCAGCCTCTTCCTGCGCGAGTCCTACCCGATCACCGTGGACTTCTCGGCCGCCGACTACACCGACGACCAGAACTTCTCACTCACCGGGACGGTGACGATGGCGCAGGACGTGGCCCGGTTCGCCACCGACGGTAGGCACGCCACCGGGCTCGCCTACGACTGGCGCGTCTCGTCGTACGGCGTGCTGGCCAGATCGAAGGGGGTCACCAGCGAGTCCGACGGACACTCGACCACCTCGTACATCGGCACGGGCGCCACCGGTCGCCCGTACTGGCACGTCATCACCACCAACCACGGGCGGGTGACCTCGGACCGGCACCTGGGCGTCTGA
- the coaD gene encoding pantetheine-phosphate adenylyltransferase gives MPADPRRCVCPGSYDPFTAGHLDIVTRASALYDEVVVAVLFNPAKQGTFEPAERVALIEASTAHLPRVRAAAYGDRLVVDVCAELEAGVLVKGLRDQADYGYELPMAQMNREMTGVETAFLPGDPAMAHYSSSLIRLIAAHGADVSAMVPPPVLGPLLERLRDRSQ, from the coding sequence ATGCCCGCCGATCCGCGACGTTGCGTGTGCCCCGGTTCCTACGATCCGTTCACCGCGGGCCACCTCGACATCGTGACCAGGGCGAGCGCCCTCTACGACGAGGTCGTCGTCGCCGTGCTCTTCAACCCCGCCAAGCAGGGCACGTTCGAGCCCGCCGAACGGGTCGCACTGATCGAGGCCTCCACGGCGCACCTTCCCAGGGTGCGTGCCGCGGCGTACGGCGACCGGCTGGTCGTCGACGTGTGCGCCGAGCTGGAGGCCGGCGTGCTCGTGAAGGGGCTGCGCGACCAGGCTGACTACGGGTACGAGCTGCCGATGGCGCAGATGAACCGCGAGATGACGGGTGTGGAGACGGCGTTCCTGCCCGGCGACCCGGCGATGGCCCACTACTCCAGCTCGCTGATCCGACTCATCGCCGCCCACGGCGCGGACGTCTCGGCGATGGTGCCGCCCCCGGTGCTCGGGCCGTTGCTGGAGCGGCTGCGCGACCGGTCGCAGTGA
- the mutM gene encoding bifunctional DNA-formamidopyrimidine glycosylase/DNA-(apurinic or apyrimidinic site) lyase produces MPELPEVEVVRRGLADHVVGRRFLSVQVHGARVARRHIAGPVDLVARLTGLGVHEASRRGKYLWLRLDGDQALVVHLGMSGQMLVEPPDAPREKHAHAIFDLDDGLQLRFVDQRTFGGLQLVDLVPDEVGATLEDAPRLVPSVITHIAPDPLEAAFEQEAVVRAMRRRRTQIKRALLDQSLVSGIGNIYADEALWRAKLHGERATDRLPLATLRGVLDEAAAVMTAALGHGGTSFDALYVNVNGASGYFERSLEAYGREGRPCRRCGTLIVRESFMNRSSFSCPHCQPRPRYRGLD; encoded by the coding sequence GTGCCTGAACTGCCCGAGGTCGAGGTGGTCCGCCGGGGGTTGGCCGACCACGTCGTCGGCCGTCGCTTCCTCTCCGTGCAGGTGCACGGGGCGCGCGTCGCACGCCGGCACATCGCGGGGCCGGTCGATCTGGTGGCCCGGCTGACCGGCCTGGGCGTCCACGAGGCGTCGCGGCGAGGCAAATACCTGTGGTTGCGCCTCGACGGCGACCAGGCACTGGTCGTCCACCTCGGGATGAGCGGCCAGATGCTGGTCGAGCCGCCCGACGCTCCACGCGAGAAGCACGCCCACGCGATCTTCGACCTGGATGACGGGCTGCAGCTGCGTTTTGTCGACCAGCGCACCTTCGGGGGTCTGCAGCTGGTCGATCTGGTGCCGGACGAGGTGGGCGCGACCCTGGAGGACGCACCCCGGCTCGTACCGTCGGTGATCACCCACATCGCACCCGACCCGCTCGAAGCGGCGTTCGAGCAGGAGGCGGTCGTGCGGGCGATGCGGCGTCGGCGTACCCAGATCAAACGTGCGCTGCTGGATCAGTCGCTGGTCTCGGGCATCGGCAACATCTACGCGGACGAGGCCCTGTGGCGCGCGAAGCTGCACGGTGAACGTGCGACCGACCGGCTGCCGCTCGCGACGCTGCGCGGCGTCCTCGACGAGGCAGCCGCGGTGATGACCGCCGCGCTCGGCCACGGGGGCACCAGCTTCGACGCGCTGTACGTGAACGTGAACGGCGCGAGCGGCTACTTCGAGCGGTCCTTGGAGGCGTACGGGCGCGAGGGGCGGCCGTGCCGCCGGTGCGGCACGCTCATCGTGCGGGAGTCGTTCATGAACAGGTCCTCCTTCAGCTGCCCGCACTGCCAGCCCCGTCCTCGGTACCGGGGTTTAGATTGA
- the map gene encoding type I methionyl aminopeptidase, translated as MIELKSSAEIDQMRPAGKLVAAVLTALKDAADVGVNLLDLDALAHRMIREAGAESCYIDYHPSFGAMPFGKVLCTSVNDAVLHGLPHDYALRDGDLLSVDFAASLNGWVSDAALSVVVGTPREQDLALIDCTERALTAGIAAARSGNKLGDVGAAIAQVAHDGGFSVNTQFGGHGVGRTMHGEPHVPNDGRAGRGLKLQPGLVIAIEPWFMHTTDEIFTDPDGWTLRSADGSRGAHSEHTIAVTSGDPVVLTARD; from the coding sequence GTGATCGAATTGAAGTCGTCCGCCGAGATCGACCAGATGCGCCCTGCCGGGAAGCTGGTGGCCGCCGTGCTGACCGCGTTGAAGGACGCGGCCGACGTGGGGGTCAACCTGCTCGACCTCGATGCGTTGGCACACCGGATGATCCGCGAGGCCGGCGCGGAGTCGTGCTACATCGACTATCACCCGAGCTTCGGCGCGATGCCGTTCGGCAAGGTGTTGTGCACCAGCGTGAACGACGCTGTCCTGCACGGACTTCCGCATGACTACGCGCTGCGTGACGGCGACCTGCTGTCGGTGGACTTCGCGGCGTCGTTGAACGGGTGGGTCTCCGACGCCGCGCTGTCGGTCGTCGTCGGCACGCCGCGCGAGCAGGACCTGGCGCTCATCGACTGCACCGAGCGCGCGCTGACCGCCGGCATCGCCGCCGCGCGGAGCGGCAACAAGCTCGGAGACGTGGGCGCGGCGATCGCGCAGGTCGCGCACGACGGCGGCTTCAGCGTCAACACCCAGTTCGGCGGACACGGGGTCGGCCGCACCATGCACGGCGAGCCGCACGTCCCGAACGACGGGCGCGCGGGTCGCGGCCTGAAACTGCAGCCGGGACTGGTCATCGCGATCGAGCCGTGGTTCATGCACACGACCGATGAGATCTTCACCGACCCCGACGGATGGACGCTGCGCAGCGCGGACGGCTCACGTGGCGCGCACAGCGAGCACACCATCGCCGTCACCTCGGGCGACCCGGTCGTCCTGACCGCCCGCGACTGA